DNA sequence from the Armigeres subalbatus isolate Guangzhou_Male chromosome 1, GZ_Asu_2, whole genome shotgun sequence genome:
AAACTAAAAACTACAAAGACtagcatgggacaattatggcTAGTATATAGTGAAGAGGATAGGTTGCGTATTCATCGTCTTGATCAAAACAATCAGCAATAATACCTACTAGTGATTATCAATGATTCAAAAAGCAttcaaaattaataatttttcgcgttatgcgtaacatttgagtaccctccctccccccacttttggtgtaacaaagtataacgcaagttgacCTCCctcccccaaaagcgttacgtaatttgtgaacagaccctaaccttcaaattggtgaaatcggcaataactTATGTTTATTTATCAgtgatatttattttgctgtGTATACAGGATACTAGATGGTCGAGCAGCAAAGATCCTACGGAAGTGGTGCAAGAAAATTCTTAATTATGTAACAGAGAGCATCAGAAATCGTAGAACGCAAACCAAACGACGCTACATGAAATGAACTAAACGAAACgatgaaaatattgaagaattgGAGTCTTCCTAAATACCTTTCCAGGCAGAACGACTCCAAAATTCATGGCGACGAAACAGTTTGTCTTTCAGTCGCAATAATCGatcggcgacggaaacggaaatatgacagcccatatattttctgtcaaattgcTGCTCTgccgccgttccgttgtattgcgtttaggGCTTAATAGCCGTTATCATCTCTATTTTGTTTAGCTCAGCCTCGCCATACGCTATCAGAGTTCCTCACCGACGGATCCCAATGGAGTGGACAATTGTGGCGCATACAAGAAATTCAATCGAACGCAGAATATTGCCATCGAGTGCAACAGCGATGAGTCAAACATGCCGGGTTCGTTTTGCATGAAGGTAGTACATCAGAGCCCTCGAGGATTTCTCTGGGACGGCGATGGCGCTCGATCCGACGGTGCGCCTCGGTATCGGAAACTGGTGTCACCGGCGTGCAACTGGGGCGTCTACGAGAACATTGAGCTGCCTGTCCTTGCGTGATGCGTGGTCGTGATATATAGATTATATAGATAAATAGATTGATATATGTATTGGAGTGAAGTGCCCAGAATGGAAATGCAAACGTGCTCAATCATTATTTACCAGTATCAGAAGTCAGTTTTGATACTATTGGTTCACAGAACATGGCCTGGATCCGGGAACTTGATATTTATCACGAAGATGGCATTATCATTCGATAATGGAAAGATCGATATGTGCTTAGTTTTGTGTACCAATTTACTCAACATTCTTCCATGTTTTCACAaactgtaaaaaataaaaacattctgAAGAATCGATTTGTTTTCTGGATAAATAGTGTACGCAACAAATTAGATTCGAAAACTGATCAATTTTGGCGAGACAAAATCGCAGGTAGCTAGTAGTTCTATAAATCTGACCAGATTAACACCATGGTCAGTTAGCCCGTACCGAAATTTAGACAAGATAAcctcttctttgaaaatttcatggcacgGACATAAATTGAATCCACACGGTTATTTCTAATTGATTTATACACCGTGTTTAGAATAGTGGAGGccgattttcattcaaaatagtcaatcttgacaagctgtaacttcgTAATTCAAtgacgaaaataaaattttggcagtgaactacaaatactaCGAATCTTTCCTTCCACTGTTGAATACACTAGGTaactgttcaaaataatagcagttttagctattattttgaacaattgacCTATGTGTAATAttttaaaaaaggaaaaataagtttatgtaaaattcaaataattgtagttcactgccaaattTTAGCTCAATCTGTTTTCGAGTACGacgttacagcttgtcaaagttgaccattttagAAATCGGCCTCCTATTATTCTGAGCACAGGTGTAAGTCAGACCAAAACGGGATAagcaaattcttcaaataaataaTGTTAACGCCAGTTGTATGTAGTACCAGCTACATTTagtatttcaattttaatttttctttgctaGTTTAGGTATTAATCATAACATTATTTTAATCAATCTGTTTAATTACTTGTAGTCAAAAAAGGTGAAACAAATTGGCCACAATAACATTATTTCTTTAATCAAAcattaattttaaaacaaatcgcGTCCTTTGAGCATGAATTCTTGAATGAACAACGCGTCCAGCAGCCGATTGAAATCCAGTCAAACACGCCATCAGCTCAGCCAGTGAGAAAATGGTCTTGTTCTCTGCGTTGCCATTAGGCTAGAGCAGCTTCTCGAAACGCTAAAAAACCGGTCTGGTTGATACCGGTACCGTTCATCAAACGATCTGGCTTTAGATCACCAAAATCATTGCAGAACACATCTATCATACTGTACCGCAGGATGGGATCGCGTCTTGAGCGTGATTTAGAGTTGCTGTTTCAAGATCCATCCTGGCTTCAGCTCTTGCTCTAGCTTGTGTAGGGTAGCTAAAAGTCTCAAGTTGACGGGTCGTCACCGAATAGAATCCATACCCTGTGGGCCCGACGATTTTGCGTAAAAATGTCTTATTTCTAATGCAACATTTTTCGTCAACTTGGGATGGACCTTCACGTCCATACGGCATGTATTTCTGAATAAGTTTAGGCAATAAATCCATTTTTCATTAGCTCTGATTTTCAGTTCGTTAACAGGTGTCCTTATTGTGAATAGGTATCATACCCATTCCGGAGAAACCCGTGTGGGTTGTTGGAGTATCAGTCGTTGAACGTGAGCTAGCTAGTTGTTCAGGTAGGCATGCGGTCGAAGTTGAATGAAAATCAATCGAGACAAGAGAGCTGGTTTAATTCGAGATTTACTCATACGCTTTTTGATTTGTCGGACCTAAAGAAAGATTGGCTGCCGCTAAGATCAAGTACCTGGGatagtaaacaaataacttcTCTAGCCAACTTGCTGGTCCATGGCTTCCAGAAATATCTGATGGTTTCCGgacattttaacaaattcatcAATACTCTAAGCACTCTGATCTGCCAGTACTAATGTGCGCGATATTCAGTAATGCTGCTCCGACAAAAGCCAAGTGATAGCGCAGTCTTTTAATTTCAGGCCGTAAATCATGGGAACGGCATGGGTCCGATCGAATCGAATATCTGAGTATTTCGAGCCTTCGAACCATTTTCCGCCGACCCTTTAAAATCCAGTGATGGTGACCGTAATCGTCCAGACAAACTGCACCCCTATCTCATGAGGAGCTCTATACCTCGATTCTTTAAAAACCTGACGAGTCCCAAACGAGCACCGAGTATGGATCTCTGCAGTCGCACGATTTGAAAGGATTCGGTTCGTGTAAAATCGATGATCGCTGGGGATAGAATTACTCCTTGCTTTACATCCTTCTCGACAGGATGTAGGAAGGGAAAACATTCCATTTGTTCGCCGTACAACTTGCAGTTCCCATCCTATATCATGGCATAATGAGAACGTCAATATTGATcactcaaaaaaataaaataatattttagaaatatttttatgtcTATTATATTGAATTCCTCAAATAGGGAacgttcgccacttcatctcatagctccatttccatcccatcaaaaacaaagcaatggaaaggaatttggtttgtttattattttgtgatttttcagcagtgaacacgaatgttgacaaaaagaagcgactaatttgatgccgtatttctttgtttagcgatgagatggatatatgtacagtgagtgGAGATCGAACAGTTCCCATGTGTAATTCCCTAAAGACTAAAATAAGTTTTACCTGCAAACTCTAACTGAAGTTCCCCTGCGGAAAATAACTTTCAAAgctattattttttattgccgCAGATGAATCTCTGGTCGTGACAAGTCACTGGTGTCACTTGATGGTCATGGTCAAAATTGGCTCTGGGTTGTCCACTAAATCCTGTTGATAAGTTTTCTTGCTCATGTATTAATGAGTAATCTGCTCTCCCTCAGCAATGTCTAACTAGAACCAAAAGTTCTATTTGATCCTACCAGATTATGCAGCTTCGGAGACTAGCATAATGCCGTTGggctgccgtttttgcaatgtTGCTACCTGACGACGATTCAGCTGAatcaattttagaaaattaGTTTTAGCACTCCAAAATTAAGTGAAAAGAATCACTTACCATCCTGGGGTAGATAAAAAGTTTCCATCCTGGATACCCGCAGTTTTTTTTCTATAGTCGGTATTAGTAGCTGCTGGGTTGCGAAACACTTGGTGACTGTAGGAAGGCGTGCTACGTtcaataatatttactatttctGCAGATCTGTGTCGTATCCCGCAAAAacgcatcagccgaaaactaaaaatttgaagCAAACGACGGTGTATGAAGCTCTCGTGTTGTCGTCACAAAAGTCGTTAGCAAACTGAATTCCAAACATCTCAACTCTTTCCATGGCAACGATTCACTCTCGCAACTCGTTGCTGTGTCAGACTATAGGGTGCCTACATTTTAGCAAATATATCGTTCTCGTTCATATTTGTTCTCGTTCAAATAGAGTAGCATATCGAATAGTTTACTTTCAAAACTATattaaaattatacatattCGTTTATTAAACAATTTATCAATATCTACCATAATCACTACATCCTTTCTCTTCTCTACTTTTATTAGAATATCTGCTATCATGAAACTAAGAATATTCATATAATATATAGATTGTATGCATCTCACATGGTTTTTGAACATGTAACAAGAAAAATAATGTTGCAATTAAATTTACCAACTGTTGCAAACTAATAACAACAACAGTATACAACTCTAATTATCGAAATTCGTTATTCGTTAACAACGGATGAACTTACTAATTTTTTCAAACTGAATTCttaaatttagttttttaaTCTATCCTTCAAAACCACTTCCGTATCCATCTATCCAATCTGATTACATTATCTTGTATCCAAATTTAGAATCACATTGATTCACTTCAGATCCAACACCCATATACAATTTCCCAATGGAATTACCAAATCTAACTTAGAGGAACTAATATTCTATTTAGTATTTCATCCAAGATCAATCTTCAAATCAAATTTACAGTCCGAATCAAATCTCTAATAAGATCGCCAAATCCAAATCGGATAACTAAATCACCCTGAACCCGATTTCGACTTGAAATCTAATCTGATCAAATCGGCCAAATAAACTCTACTTTTTTCGAATCCAGTCTCtaaataaaaatatcataaCGATATATATAATCtatattattattttctcaATGATTTTAATTTCATGTTGCTTTTCCATTTCcgcattcgcaaagtgtactcctgTAAAGAATACACAGatatcctacgtcaaaatggaacGGAGTCCCACCTCGCAGGGATAAACAAAAATACATCGGAGTCCTGCTTACTCCGGCTTAAACAAGAAAAATCGCTCCGGAATAACCAAAAATGCcacggagacctgctcgctccggaatacaCAAACAAAAAATGCCTCGAGACCTGCTCGCCCGGTAACTTTTTTCTatcctcggagacctgctcgctccggattAATTTTTAAGCACTCGAAGACCTGCTCGCTTCGGTAACTTTTTCTatcctcggagacctgctcgctccagGATTATCTTTTTTCACACTGAAGACCTGCTCGCTTCGGTATTATTTTTCTTGATTtcgagacctgctcgctccgcaATGCATTACTTTTTCAACATAAATCCACAAAATTAAATGTGAGCATACTTACTATAACTAGCACACAAATGGATGGCAAGCACCATTTTCATGTgcaaatataaaacaaaagttcTACAGACTGCGTCATGTCGTATCCTGCACAAAACGCATCAGAAAACTAAAATTTGAAGCAAACGACCGGGTGTATGAAGCTTCGTGTTGTCGTCACAAAAGTCGTTAGCAAACTGAATTCAAACATCCAACTCCTTTCCATGGCAACGATTCACCTCGCAACTCTGTTGCTGTGTCAAACTATAGGGTGCCTACATTGTAGGCAAAATATATCATTCTTATTCATATTTGTTCTCGTTCAAATAGTAGCATATCGAATAGTTTACTTTCAAACTATattaaaattatacatattCGTTTATTAAACAATTTATCAATATCTACCATAATCACTACAATTGTCATCGCTGTTCATCCGTCGCGTCGTCAGATTTCCGTTATATTAGGGCATCTTCATCACTATGGAAAATAATAAGGGTAAAATATTGTTACAAACAAAGTTCCACTTTagtatacactggattctgtttttacacgatttacattgtTTTTCCAATTTTGCACTCATTCTAAATTTTAACGAATAAATTAGCATGTAAATTTTCTTTAAATGAAAAGGATTTTGAAACATGTCGCAAAGATTTTGGTGGAAAGCCGaaatcacacgatcaaaaatacaagCAAAATAATTGTGCAATTGTGTCAAACTTAGCAGTAGATGTTAGTAGTTACCGTTTGTGGAACACTTTGGAGGACGCATTATATATCCAGTATCCGTTAATGACGTAGAACGTTGCTTCCAGAGTCCAGATATGATACGACACTTTGGCCTTTCGAACTGCATCACGGAAAATACTTCTGTGGTCAATTAGAAAACAGTATTTATAAACACAAGATCATAACTAGATTATTAGTCAAACAGGCATCTCTTAATTGTAATTGAGCGCAAAAGCGTTTGAAAAAGATAATGACGGAGAAGTTTTTttgacaaacaaacaaaaacaaacagacaaactgtcaaaacgtcgagaggggtaagtcagcgctcgtaaaatatagaatgtaattcgtcaccccgagggtattttcttcaaatgaagaagaagacatggtgccgattttctgatggctttgtaccgacatttcggtctatgtattcgtcaatggtcGTGTGTCTACAATTTCGCGACGACCAAGTTTCTTGCTGCTCTTCTTCCTCCAGGGTGCTCATCTAGGTATTATGtatttgaaagaaggaatctatgtttaaagcaattttataatattatcattgacgaatacatagaccgaaatgtccggtacaagccatcagaaaatcgggcacatgtcttcttcttcattttgaagaaaataccctCGTGGGTGACAGAATTAcattacataaatatattttacgagcgctgacttaccctctcgacgttttgacagtttgtctgtttgttttttcCTCACCTTGTTGTCTTTCTTTTTGATCGTgcatacattaaaaaaaattgctctCGCTTATCTTTTTGCAAACGCTTTTGCCAGTGCgtgtttgaatttttcaaataattgatTAAAGAAATCGAATTTACAATTAAGTATTTGGCTAATAATCTAGTTATGATCTTGTTTATAAAATACTGTTTAGACCGAGGGCGGATCACTCGCATTTTCGAAGCAGTCGAAGTATTTATGAACCATTTGcgtatttttgacatttttgaaatgcatttgagTATTGATGCAATGGACATATTGATGGATTTCACAATGCATTGATTGCATATACTTGAATATTGTACAATGCAATAATAATCAAAAAGCTGTTTTGGTTTTGTATttcaattttgacgtaaacttgtTGATGTAAATAGTTTTTCTTTTCTGGATCAGATATGTTTTGTAATTCAAATAATCTCACACTGAACTGAAGCGTCAGGTGAACGTTTCGGATTGCCGACCAAGGCTTTGACGTCCTGAATCagtttagattttccattaaaGTTGCCAGCGCCGACAACAAATGCGCTGCGTTAGGCCCGCATTAAATGATTGTTTTTAGAACGATCTGAATTACGTGATGACCAAAGCACCGGATATCTTATCCAGAACATCCAGCACGGAGCTTGTTGTTGTCAACACACTTTTCGCTGATGAGTCGAATCATCATCATGCAGAATGTTTATCAAAGGGccgtccataaaccacgtagactcttgagggtgGGGAGGGTTTCGAAAAGttacgttagtctacgaaggggacggggtataccaaaagtccacgtagacttttttattttttgttgggTGACAATTTATGCAGCAGCTTATgggaagttcacttgtttgattggCAATTGAAAGTGAGAGGTTTTACAATTTGAAAACTGGAATCAAATTTACGCCTCTTTATCACCTCAATTGTAAAATCAAAGCAGGATTTATATACTAAACATTTTCTTACATTTGCTAACAAGAAACAAtgaattaatcatcaatttatcGAATGATGATCCTTCCTTTCGAACCTCATTTTTATCTGCCAattttaaaggttttttttgtGAACTAGGCTCAAAACTATCATGGATTTTACCTAGAAATTCTTCtatgttgagcaggaaaattctccgaagTGTTCTATAAAACTTtctatttttgttaatttactcTGATTTTATAATGCAAATTCTActagaatatcttttgattttcaggAACTTCTATGGAAACGACAAGTGAATCTtaagaattttcacggaaattatAGTACGAcatcaacggaaaattctttaaatttacAGAGGAAGCACTTTGGAATATCAAAAGAaagtcatttgaatttcaataaGACATTCTTTAAAACTTGGGGgtagaaacccttcagaatttcctctgaGATTTTCTAAGAAGTCCCTGGAAACTTTTCCTTATTTCgtaattttcgttttttttttgcgagatCTTTAGACATATACAAGGCTGTTACAGCAGTCGCgttttcgcgattttcgcgttttcCGAATTTCACGGATTTGTCgcggatttttttcttccagtcgcgaaaatcgcggttccGTTAAACgttgtcgcgaaaatcgcggatttatatttatactctctaaaattcaaaatgttaATGTTTTTATATGAGTGTAAGAGAAGTAAGCAAttttacaatttacaatttcGTTGACATTTTGTCTATTTTCTCCAAGGGTGTTGACCGAATTAAACGCATTGAAATTCGCACCTGGGACGCCGAAATGAGCTAAAGATGCAGGTTAAATATCAACGAAATTATGCTGGTTGTTATCAACTCAGTCCACtccagtactggaatttctcatttcaaTAAGAGATGTCACCGATGTTTACATATCGTCCTTTCAAAATCTATTGAGAActcgaaggatgaatggcatgctaaaaatctcaaaaatattgTCCGGGACAGGTCATGAAAGTATGCAATATCTGCTTTTATTTAGTTTAGTTTTCACTTCAACTCTGAATTAAAGaagatgattaatttatcgactagtcatttTTCTACGCATATAActattaaaataacttagaaattttaaatttaatataaagcgCAActtcctttcatgactgccttcatgcgaaattgatcaaagtaaCCACGATTCTTTGTTGCCTGAATGagaaaaggcgctttgctctgtcttagacgatcacgaccttttccagtactggtcCACCTGGTTTAGCGATGGAGAGACGCTTCATCTTTCCGACTTCTGCATACGTTCTGCCTCATAGTGACTCCCAGTACCCTGGCTGCCTATTCCAATTATTTGCCATCTTTCCTTCAAACATTGTATCTCTTTATAGTATCAGTCAATTCTTTGATTCGTTTGAGGTCAACCTTTCCGAAGAAtccatattttaaaaatcgaaacatAAACTGAAAAGTGTTTGGCCAGAATG
Encoded proteins:
- the LOC134206811 gene encoding uncharacterized protein LOC134206811, with amino-acid sequence MDLLSLAIRYQSSSPTDPNGVDNCGAYKKFNRTQNIAIECNSDESNMPGSFCMKVVHQSPRGFLWDGDGARSDGAPRYRKLVSPACNWGVYENIELPVLA